The proteins below come from a single Pseudomonas chlororaphis genomic window:
- a CDS encoding porphobilinogen deaminase yields MSPREIRIATRKSALALWQAEYVKARLEAAHPGLVVTLVPMVSRGDKLLDSPLSKIGGKGLFVKELETALLDNEADIAVHSMKDVPMDFPEGLGLFCICEREDPRDAFVSNTFASLEALPAGSVVGTSSLRRQAQLLTRRPDLQIRFLRGNVNTRLAKLDAGEYDAIILAAAGLIRLGFEDRITSAISVDDSLPAGGQGAVGIECRSADSDIHALLAPLHHEDTATRVFAERALNKHLNGGCQVPIACYAVLEGEQVWLRGLVGDPNGGRLLSAEARAPHRDAEALGVRVAEDLLSQGAADILKAVYGEAGHA; encoded by the coding sequence ATGTCCCCTCGCGAGATCCGCATCGCCACCCGTAAAAGTGCCCTGGCCCTCTGGCAGGCCGAATACGTCAAAGCCCGCCTGGAAGCCGCCCATCCCGGGCTGGTCGTGACCCTGGTGCCCATGGTCAGTCGCGGCGACAAGCTGCTCGACTCCCCCCTGTCGAAGATTGGCGGCAAGGGCCTGTTCGTCAAGGAACTGGAAACCGCGTTGCTGGACAACGAAGCCGACATCGCCGTGCACTCGATGAAAGACGTGCCCATGGACTTCCCCGAAGGCCTGGGCCTGTTTTGCATCTGCGAGCGGGAAGACCCGCGCGATGCATTCGTTTCCAACACGTTTGCCAGCCTCGAGGCATTGCCAGCCGGCAGTGTGGTGGGCACCTCCAGCCTGCGTCGCCAGGCACAATTGCTGACGCGCCGCCCGGACCTGCAGATCCGTTTCCTGCGTGGCAACGTGAACACGCGTCTGGCCAAGCTCGACGCCGGCGAGTACGACGCGATCATCCTCGCCGCCGCCGGCCTGATCCGCCTGGGTTTCGAAGACCGTATCACCTCGGCCATCAGCGTCGACGACAGCCTGCCAGCAGGTGGGCAGGGCGCCGTGGGCATCGAGTGCCGCAGCGCCGACAGCGACATCCATGCCTTGCTGGCGCCGTTGCACCATGAAGACACCGCCACCCGGGTATTCGCCGAGCGCGCCCTCAACAAGCATCTGAACGGCGGTTGCCAGGTGCCGATCGCTTGTTACGCCGTGTTGGAAGGCGAGCAGGTCTGGTTGCGTGGCCTGGTGGGCGATCCCAATGGCGGCCGGTTGCTCAGTGCCGAGGCCCGGGCGCCGCATCGCGATGCCGAGGCGCTGGGCGTGCGCGTGGCCGAAGACCTGCTGAGCCAGGGCGCCGCCGACATTCTCAAGGCGGTCTACGGCGAGGCGGGCCACGCGTGA
- a CDS encoding uroporphyrin-III methyltransferase produces MSETALPKADQDQPVLDAPVETPAPVAPRRGNGLAIFALLLGAAGVAVGGWGVWQVRHLQTNNQQQSAQVQALNDQAQTLKLNEQRLTERLAQLPGAEELEERRRLVAQLQGDQQHLSQRLETVLGASRKDWRLAEAEHLLRLASLRLSALQDISSAQALVQGADEILREQDDPGSFAAREQLAKTLAALRSTEQPDRTGLFLQLGALRDQVLQLSELAPEYKDRGESLLGLTADGDGASRWAQWWDQISRYIRIDFNADENVRPLLAGQSLMQVRLALSLALEQAQWAALNGQAPVYTQALTEARDVLKNNFNQDNPQIKIMLERVAELTNQPVTVVTPDLTGTLSSVQAYLERRNLNAEESVKPLPKAGAQEATP; encoded by the coding sequence GTGAGCGAAACAGCCTTGCCAAAAGCAGATCAAGACCAGCCGGTGCTCGACGCGCCGGTTGAAACCCCGGCCCCGGTGGCGCCGCGTCGCGGCAACGGGCTGGCTATTTTTGCCTTGTTGCTCGGGGCCGCCGGCGTAGCGGTTGGCGGCTGGGGTGTGTGGCAGGTGCGTCACCTGCAAACCAACAACCAGCAACAGTCCGCCCAGGTCCAGGCGCTGAACGACCAGGCCCAGACCCTCAAGCTCAATGAGCAGCGCCTGACCGAGCGCCTGGCCCAGTTGCCTGGCGCCGAAGAGCTGGAGGAACGTCGTCGCCTGGTGGCCCAGCTGCAAGGTGACCAGCAGCACCTGAGCCAGCGCCTGGAAACCGTGCTCGGTGCCAGCCGCAAGGACTGGCGCCTGGCCGAGGCCGAGCATTTGCTGCGCCTGGCCAGCCTGCGTCTTTCCGCCTTGCAGGACATCAGCAGCGCCCAGGCGCTGGTCCAGGGCGCCGACGAAATCCTGCGCGAACAGGATGACCCCGGTTCGTTCGCCGCCCGCGAACAACTGGCCAAGACCTTGGCCGCGTTGCGCAGCACCGAGCAGCCGGATCGCACCGGACTGTTCCTGCAACTGGGCGCCCTGCGAGACCAGGTGCTGCAACTCAGCGAGCTGGCGCCGGAATACAAGGATCGCGGCGAGTCCCTGCTGGGCCTGACGGCCGATGGTGATGGTGCCAGCCGCTGGGCACAGTGGTGGGACCAGATCTCGCGTTACATCCGCATCGACTTCAACGCCGATGAGAACGTCCGTCCGCTCCTGGCCGGGCAAAGCCTGATGCAAGTGCGCCTGGCCTTGAGCCTGGCGCTGGAGCAGGCCCAATGGGCGGCCCTCAATGGGCAGGCGCCGGTGTACACCCAGGCGCTGACCGAGGCGCGGGACGTGCTGAAAAACAACTTCAACCAGGACAACCCCCAGATCAAGATCATGCTCGAACGCGTGGCCGAGCTGACCAACCAGCCGGTGACCGTGGTCACGCCGGACCTGACGGGCACCCTGAGCAGCGTCCAGGCCTATCTTGAGCGGCGCAACCTCAATGCCGAAGAGTCGGTCAAGCCGCTGCCCAAGGCGGGCGCCCAGGAGGCCACGCCATGA
- a CDS encoding heme biosynthesis protein HemY — protein sequence MKRLYVIVFVVIAVAALLGVAIAEHSGYVLVAYKNFRYEAGLWVTLALVAVFWLLWRAVVALIGLVTTSSGVVNPWSRRNRSRRVQVAIEHGQLDLAEGRWASAQRHLHRAAEAERQPLLYYLGAARAANEQGLYEQSDSLLERALERQPQAELAIALTHAQLQTDRGDTEGALETLQAMHERHPHNVQVLRQLQRLHQQRGDWSAVIRLLPELRKDKVLPAAELAELERRAWGENLTLAAHREEDGSVGLQSLNRAWQQLTSAQRQEPALVLAYAEQLRQLGAQIEAEEALRIALKRHYDSHLARLYGLVRGSDPVRQLQTAEGWLKDHPADPSLLLTLGRLCLQNSLWGKARDYLESSLRIQRNPEACAELARLLAQLGDAERSNQLFQEGLGLLDERLLAAPLPVSAQVLST from the coding sequence ATGAAGCGCCTCTACGTGATTGTGTTCGTGGTCATCGCCGTCGCCGCTTTGCTGGGCGTGGCCATCGCGGAGCATTCGGGTTACGTACTGGTGGCGTACAAAAACTTCCGTTACGAAGCCGGCCTGTGGGTCACCCTGGCGCTGGTGGCGGTGTTCTGGCTGCTGTGGCGCGCGGTGGTTGCGTTGATCGGGCTGGTGACCACCTCCAGCGGCGTGGTCAACCCGTGGTCGCGCCGCAACCGCAGCCGACGTGTGCAAGTGGCGATCGAGCACGGCCAGTTGGACCTGGCCGAAGGTCGCTGGGCCAGTGCCCAACGGCACTTGCACCGCGCCGCCGAAGCCGAGCGCCAACCCCTGTTGTATTACCTCGGCGCGGCCCGCGCGGCCAATGAACAAGGGCTTTACGAGCAGAGCGACAGCCTGCTGGAGCGCGCCCTGGAGCGCCAGCCCCAGGCGGAACTGGCCATTGCCCTGACTCACGCGCAGCTGCAGACCGACCGGGGCGACACCGAGGGGGCGCTGGAGACGCTGCAAGCCATGCACGAACGCCATCCACATAACGTCCAGGTGCTGCGCCAGTTGCAACGGCTGCATCAGCAGCGCGGCGACTGGTCGGCGGTGATCCGGCTGCTGCCCGAGCTGCGCAAGGACAAGGTCTTGCCTGCCGCCGAGCTGGCGGAGCTGGAGCGTCGGGCGTGGGGCGAGAACCTCACCCTGGCGGCCCACCGCGAAGAGGATGGCAGCGTCGGCTTGCAATCGTTGAACCGGGCCTGGCAACAATTGACCTCCGCCCAGCGCCAGGAGCCGGCGCTGGTGCTGGCGTATGCCGAGCAGTTGCGGCAACTCGGAGCGCAGATCGAAGCCGAAGAGGCGCTGCGCATCGCGCTCAAGCGCCACTACGACAGCCATCTCGCGCGCTTGTACGGGCTGGTCCGCGGCAGTGATCCGGTCCGGCAACTGCAAACGGCCGAAGGCTGGCTCAAGGACCATCCGGCCGATCCGAGCCTGCTGCTGACCCTGGGGCGTCTCTGCCTGCAGAACAGCTTGTGGGGCAAGGCCCGGGATTACCTGGAAAGCAGCCTGCGGATCCAGCGCAATCCCGAAGCCTGCGCAGAGTTGGCGCGCCTGTTGGCGCAGTTGGGCGACGCCGAGCGCAGCAATCAGTTGTTCCAGGAAGGACTGGGCTTGCTCGACGAGCGCCTGCTGGCGGCGCCGCTGCCGGTGTCGGCGCAGGTGCTGTCGACGTGA
- a CDS encoding disulfide bond formation protein B, with amino-acid sequence MFLACSRFLFLMASIAAALALGIASYLEYSVGLTPCSLCVLQRVCLLLLLVNSLVACVHGPGRSGSIVYGALGWVFASGGMTLAWHQVLMQSRSVQAVADCVTPMTGVQSWWCALRRVLDGVVDCANITWTLFDLSIPEWSLLFFLAVSVAMTYLLLRLAWSALARPLGGDTSQWARVLD; translated from the coding sequence ATGTTTTTGGCTTGCTCGCGCTTCTTGTTTCTCATGGCTTCCATCGCCGCGGCCCTGGCACTGGGCATCGCCAGTTACCTGGAATATTCGGTCGGCCTGACGCCGTGCAGCCTGTGTGTCTTGCAGCGGGTGTGCCTGCTGTTGTTGCTGGTGAACAGCCTCGTGGCCTGCGTGCACGGCCCGGGGCGTTCGGGCAGCATCGTCTATGGGGCGTTGGGGTGGGTGTTCGCGTCGGGGGGGATGACGCTGGCCTGGCATCAGGTCCTGATGCAGAGTCGTTCGGTCCAGGCGGTGGCTGATTGCGTCACCCCCATGACCGGGGTGCAATCCTGGTGGTGTGCGTTGCGTCGGGTGCTCGATGGGGTGGTCGATTGCGCGAACATCACCTGGACGCTGTTCGACCTGAGCATCCCCGAATGGAGCTTGCTGTTCTTTCTCGCCGTGTCCGTCGCAATGACCTATCTGCTGCTGCGCCTTGCCTGGAGTGCTCTGGCACGACCACTCGGCGGCGATACGTCGCAGTGGGCCCGGGTGCTGGATTAA
- a CDS encoding transcriptional regulator, which yields MLESCQNAQERWGGVHLLIDRWLQERHELVRAYDVLGDKPEALSESRKPLQEFCGVLVDYVSAGHFEIYEQLTGEAKAFNDKRGLELAEQIYPRIDVITEKLLAFNDLCDEGKCVAEKFKELGGLLHERFELEDCLIEVLHNAHKEEAAVQA from the coding sequence ATGCTCGAAAGTTGTCAGAATGCTCAGGAACGCTGGGGTGGGGTGCATCTGCTGATCGATCGCTGGTTGCAGGAGCGTCACGAACTGGTGCGGGCCTATGACGTCCTCGGCGACAAGCCTGAAGCGCTGAGCGAAAGCCGCAAGCCCTTGCAGGAGTTCTGCGGTGTGCTGGTCGACTATGTATCGGCCGGTCATTTCGAGATCTACGAACAACTGACGGGCGAGGCCAAGGCCTTCAACGACAAGCGTGGCCTGGAGCTCGCCGAGCAGATCTACCCGCGCATCGACGTCATCACCGAGAAGCTGCTGGCGTTCAACGACCTGTGCGATGAAGGCAAGTGCGTGGCTGAGAAATTCAAGGAGTTGGGCGGCTTGCTGCACGAGCGTTTCGAGCTGGAAGACTGCCTGATCGAAGTGCTGCACAACGCACACAAGGAAGAAGCCGCAGTCCAGGCCTGA
- a CDS encoding peptidylprolyl isomerase, whose amino-acid sequence MLRHLFLSLCMLGSMAQAADKTNANDAHDLAYSLGASLGERLRQDVPDLQIQALVEGLQQAYLGKPLALRDERIEQILAAHQAQLTAQSLPPQDAKALKTEQTFLNEEKNRPGVQQLADGILLTELKPGKGAKAGPHGKVQVLYIGRLPDGTVFDANHQAQWFNLDSVIDGWRSALPQMPVGAKWRLVIPSTLAYGAEGAGDVIPPFTPLVFEIELLGATG is encoded by the coding sequence ATGTTGCGTCACCTGTTCCTGTCCCTGTGTATGCTTGGCTCCATGGCCCAGGCCGCTGACAAAACCAACGCAAACGATGCCCACGACCTGGCCTACAGCCTGGGCGCGAGCCTGGGTGAACGCCTTCGCCAGGACGTGCCCGACCTGCAGATCCAGGCCTTGGTCGAAGGCCTGCAACAGGCTTACCTGGGCAAGCCGCTGGCCCTCAGGGATGAACGCATCGAACAGATCCTGGCCGCGCATCAAGCGCAACTGACAGCGCAGTCGCTGCCACCTCAGGACGCGAAGGCGTTGAAGACGGAGCAGACATTTCTCAACGAAGAAAAGAACCGACCCGGCGTCCAGCAACTCGCGGACGGCATCCTGCTGACGGAGCTCAAGCCAGGCAAAGGTGCGAAGGCAGGCCCCCATGGCAAGGTCCAGGTGTTGTACATCGGGCGGTTGCCGGACGGCACCGTATTCGACGCCAATCACCAGGCCCAGTGGTTCAATCTCGACAGTGTGATTGACGGCTGGCGCAGTGCATTGCCGCAGATGCCGGTCGGCGCGAAGTGGCGCCTGGTGATTCCTTCGACCCTGGCCTATGGCGCCGAAGGTGCCGGGGATGTGATCCCGCCGTTCACGCCGCTGGTGTTTGAAATCGAGCTGCTCGGCGCGACGGGCTAA
- a CDS encoding transcriptional regulator yields the protein MSATKKPVNTPLHLLQQLSGSLLEHLENACSQAMADAEKLLAKLEKQRGKAQEKLHKSRTKLQDAATAGKAKAQAKAKDGVKELEDLLDALKDRQSETRAYILQLKRDAQESLKLAQGVGRVQEAAGKALTLRAAKPAAVSAKKPAAKPAAAKTPAKVAAKPAVKAPAKTASKPAAKPVAASAAKPAAKKPVVKAAAKPAAKTAAAKPVAAKPAVKPAAKPAAKPAAKTAAAKPAATKTTAAKPAAKPVAKPAAKPAAAKPAVKTAAKPAATKAPAKAAAKPAAKPAAAKPAAKPAVKKPAAAKPSAAPAAKPATAAPAPAASPAPTASTPAPAVSPSASVAPSTSTPTSAS from the coding sequence ATGTCGGCCACCAAGAAGCCTGTAAACACTCCGTTGCACTTGCTCCAACAACTCTCGGGCAGCTTGCTCGAGCATCTGGAAAATGCCTGCTCCCAAGCGATGGCTGATGCTGAAAAACTGCTCGCCAAATTGGAAAAACAACGCGGCAAGGCGCAGGAAAAACTGCACAAGTCGCGCACCAAACTGCAAGACGCCGCCACCGCCGGCAAGGCCAAGGCACAAGCCAAGGCCAAGGACGGCGTGAAAGAACTCGAAGACCTGCTCGACGCCTTGAAGGATCGTCAGTCCGAGACCCGCGCCTACATTCTCCAACTCAAACGCGATGCCCAGGAAAGCCTGAAACTGGCCCAGGGCGTAGGTCGCGTGCAAGAGGCTGCGGGCAAGGCGCTGACACTGCGTGCCGCCAAGCCTGCTGCTGTATCGGCCAAGAAGCCGGCGGCTAAACCTGCCGCGGCAAAAACGCCCGCCAAGGTAGCGGCCAAGCCTGCTGTGAAAGCACCCGCCAAGACCGCGAGCAAGCCAGCGGCCAAACCCGTCGCTGCCAGCGCTGCAAAACCTGCGGCCAAAAAGCCAGTCGTTAAAGCGGCCGCCAAACCGGCTGCAAAAACCGCGGCCGCCAAGCCTGTCGCGGCCAAGCCTGCGGTAAAACCGGCGGCTAAACCGGCTGCCAAGCCTGCCGCAAAAACCGCAGCTGCCAAACCCGCTGCGACGAAAACCACCGCTGCAAAACCGGCCGCTAAACCTGTCGCCAAGCCGGCGGCAAAACCCGCTGCAGCCAAGCCTGCCGTAAAAACCGCCGCCAAGCCTGCCGCGACCAAGGCACCTGCCAAGGCGGCGGCCAAACCTGCTGCCAAGCCAGCGGCCGCCAAGCCAGCAGCCAAACCCGCCGTGAAAAAACCAGCGGCCGCGAAACCGTCGGCTGCGCCTGCCGCCAAACCGGCCACCGCCGCGCCTGCTCCGGCAGCGTCCCCTGCGCCAACCGCCAGCACTCCAGCGCCGGCAGTCAGCCCGTCCGCTTCCGTGGCGCCGAGCACCAGCACCCCAACCAGCGCTTCCTAA
- a CDS encoding ABC transporter ATP-binding protein, whose amino-acid sequence MIRLQNLTLQRGPQRLLEDAELTLHAGHKAGLIGANGAGKSSLFALLRGELHPDSGDCMLPADWRIAHMRQEVDTLERLAVDYVLDGDLRLRQVQRDLAAAEAAHDGAAQARLHSELDSADGYTADARARKLLAGLGFTNEQMDRQVGDFSGGWRMRLNLAQALMCPSDLLLLDEPTNHLDLDAIIWLEDWLKGYPGTLLLISHDRDFLDAVVDHVAHVDQRKLTLYRGGYSAFERARAERLAQQQQAYEKQQAQRAHMESYIARFKAQATKARQAQSRIKALERMEELSAAHVDSPFDFVFRESTKISSPLIDLSDARLGYGDKTVLEKVKLQLTPGARIGLLGPNGAGKSTLIKNLSGELQPLGGRLTRGENTVVGYFAQHQLDSLDAKASPLLHLQRLAPTEREQTLRDFLGGFDFRGARIDEPVLNFSGGEKARLALALIAWGRPNLLLLDEPTNHLDLEMRLALTMALQEFSGAVLVVSHDRHLLKSTTDNFFLVADGKVEEFDGDLEDYARWLVDYRQRNAPVSTTPVNPDKTDKKAQRQAAAALRQQLAPHKREADKLEAELGKLHEKLQKIETSLGDSGLYEAARKDELRDLLAEQAKLKVREAELEEAWMQALEVLENLQAELEALS is encoded by the coding sequence ATGATCCGACTTCAGAACCTGACTTTACAGCGTGGCCCGCAACGTCTGCTAGAAGACGCCGAGCTGACCCTGCACGCCGGCCACAAAGCCGGCCTCATCGGTGCCAACGGCGCCGGCAAATCGAGCCTGTTCGCCTTGCTGCGCGGCGAGCTGCACCCGGACTCGGGCGATTGCATGCTGCCGGCCGATTGGCGTATCGCCCACATGCGCCAGGAGGTCGATACCCTCGAGCGGCTGGCGGTGGACTACGTGCTCGATGGCGACCTGCGCCTGCGTCAGGTTCAACGCGACCTGGCGGCGGCGGAGGCGGCCCACGACGGCGCCGCCCAGGCCCGCCTGCACTCGGAACTCGACAGCGCCGACGGCTACACCGCCGACGCTCGCGCGCGCAAATTGCTCGCCGGGCTGGGGTTCACCAATGAGCAGATGGACCGCCAGGTCGGCGATTTCTCCGGCGGTTGGCGGATGCGCCTCAACCTGGCCCAGGCCCTGATGTGCCCCTCGGATCTTTTGTTGCTCGATGAACCGACCAACCACTTGGACCTCGACGCCATCATCTGGCTCGAAGACTGGCTCAAGGGTTATCCGGGCACGCTGCTGCTGATTTCCCACGACCGCGATTTCCTGGATGCCGTGGTCGATCACGTCGCCCATGTCGATCAGCGCAAGCTGACCTTGTACCGTGGCGGCTACAGCGCCTTCGAGCGCGCCCGCGCCGAGCGCCTGGCCCAGCAACAGCAGGCCTATGAGAAGCAGCAGGCGCAGCGTGCGCACATGGAAAGCTACATCGCCCGCTTCAAGGCCCAGGCCACCAAGGCCCGCCAGGCCCAGAGCCGGATCAAGGCGCTGGAACGGATGGAGGAGCTGTCGGCGGCCCACGTGGATTCGCCGTTCGACTTTGTCTTCCGCGAGTCGACAAAAATCTCCAGCCCGCTGATCGACCTGTCCGACGCACGCCTGGGCTACGGCGACAAGACCGTGCTGGAGAAGGTCAAGCTGCAACTGACCCCCGGTGCGCGGATTGGCCTGCTGGGGCCTAACGGCGCCGGCAAGTCGACCCTGATCAAGAACCTCTCCGGTGAACTCCAGCCGTTGGGCGGTCGCCTGACCCGTGGCGAGAACACCGTGGTCGGCTACTTCGCCCAGCATCAGCTCGACTCCCTCGATGCCAAGGCCAGCCCGCTGCTGCACCTGCAACGCCTGGCGCCGACCGAGCGCGAGCAGACCCTGCGCGATTTCCTCGGTGGCTTCGATTTCCGTGGCGCGCGCATCGATGAGCCGGTGCTGAATTTCTCCGGTGGCGAAAAGGCTCGCCTGGCGTTGGCGCTGATCGCCTGGGGCCGGCCCAACCTGTTGCTGCTCGACGAACCGACCAACCACCTGGACCTGGAAATGCGCCTGGCCCTGACCATGGCCTTGCAGGAATTCAGTGGCGCCGTGCTGGTGGTGTCCCACGACCGACATCTGCTCAAGAGCACCACAGACAATTTCTTCCTGGTGGCCGACGGCAAGGTCGAGGAATTCGACGGCGATCTGGAGGATTACGCACGTTGGCTGGTGGACTATCGCCAGCGCAACGCACCGGTCAGCACCACGCCGGTCAACCCGGACAAGACCGACAAGAAAGCCCAGCGCCAGGCCGCAGCCGCCTTGCGCCAGCAATTGGCGCCCCACAAGCGCGAGGCCGACAAGCTCGAGGCCGAACTGGGCAAGCTGCATGAAAAGCTGCAGAAAATCGAAACCAGCCTGGGTGACAGCGGTCTCTACGAGGCGGCGCGCAAAGATGAGTTGCGTGACCTGCTGGCCGAACAGGCCAAGCTGAAAGTTCGAGAAGCGGAGCTGGAGGAAGCCTGGATGCAAGCCCTGGAAGTGCTGGAAAACCTGCAAGCGGAGCTGGAGGCGTTGTCCTGA
- a CDS encoding membrane protein, with protein MEALALPVPVMWIEPIWLGVQVLLILLVGYFAQRFVARALTRLGERYPFPPQLLIILRGVLRWLIMGSAVLIVLERLGVSATVLWTALSGFVAVAAVAFFAIWSVLSNLLCAVLIYTVGPFRLGDVVELVEATDKPGIKGRVVAINLLYTTLIEPEELGTGSSMVQVPNSLFFQRSVRRWRGSEAFPVGGFVE; from the coding sequence ATGGAAGCCCTGGCGTTGCCTGTTCCCGTGATGTGGATCGAGCCGATCTGGCTCGGTGTGCAAGTCCTGCTGATCCTGCTGGTCGGTTACTTTGCCCAGCGCTTCGTGGCGCGCGCCCTCACGCGCCTGGGCGAGCGCTATCCCTTCCCGCCGCAGTTGCTGATCATCCTGCGGGGTGTGCTGCGCTGGCTGATCATGGGCAGTGCGGTGTTGATCGTGCTGGAGCGCCTGGGTGTTTCGGCCACGGTGCTGTGGACCGCCCTGTCGGGCTTCGTCGCGGTGGCGGCGGTGGCGTTCTTCGCCATCTGGAGTGTGCTGTCGAACCTGCTCTGCGCCGTGCTGATCTACACCGTCGGCCCGTTTCGCCTGGGGGACGTGGTGGAGTTGGTGGAGGCCACCGACAAGCCCGGCATCAAGGGGCGGGTGGTGGCGATCAACCTGCTCTACACCACGCTGATCGAGCCTGAGGAGCTCGGCACCGGCAGCTCCATGGTGCAAGTGCCCAACAGTCTGTTCTTCCAGCGTTCGGTCCGGCGCTGGCGTGGCAGCGAGGCATTCCCGGTCGGCGGTTTCGTCGAGTAG
- a CDS encoding threonine transporter RhtB: MVLETWLAFFAACWVISLSPGAGAIASMSSGLQYGFWRGYWNALGLQLGLALQIAIVAAGVGAILTASATAFYAIKWFGVAYLVYLGIKQWRAIPSDISDDAAVRPIGKPMALVFRGFLVNISNPKALVFMLAVLPQFIDPHAPLIQQYLILGTTMICVDLIVMAGYTGLASKVLRLLRTPKQQRRMNRTFAGLFIGAAGLLATIRKAAV, translated from the coding sequence ATGGTGCTGGAAACATGGTTGGCGTTTTTCGCCGCCTGCTGGGTGATCAGTCTTTCGCCGGGTGCCGGTGCCATTGCATCGATGTCCAGCGGCCTGCAATACGGTTTCTGGCGTGGCTACTGGAATGCCCTGGGCCTGCAACTGGGCCTGGCACTGCAGATCGCCATCGTTGCCGCCGGCGTGGGGGCGATCCTCACCGCCTCGGCCACGGCGTTCTATGCGATCAAATGGTTTGGCGTGGCGTACCTGGTCTACCTGGGCATCAAGCAGTGGCGCGCCATTCCCAGCGACATCAGCGATGACGCGGCCGTGCGGCCGATCGGCAAACCCATGGCGCTGGTGTTTCGCGGTTTCCTGGTCAACATCAGCAACCCCAAGGCGCTGGTGTTCATGCTGGCGGTACTGCCGCAGTTCATCGACCCCCACGCACCCCTGATCCAGCAATACCTGATCCTGGGCACGACCATGATCTGCGTCGACCTGATCGTCATGGCCGGCTACACCGGGTTGGCGTCGAAGGTCTTGCGTCTGTTGCGCACCCCGAAACAGCAACGGCGGATGAACCGTACGTTTGCCGGGCTGTTCATTGGCGCGGCAGGGTTGCTGGCGACGATTCGCAAGGCGGCGGTGTAA
- a CDS encoding lipoprotein, which produces MFLRISSLALAVLLVSGCANNSPVLGNKNISYGDTKAVETVTNEFGSTDLQMIAESMTRSLAQSGVLQGRPVVQVYDVKNKTSEYIDTREITTSIKTQLMKTGAARFASDNNAMDSQVDQLKLQNQSGLYKKSTVAKTGNMIAAKYRIEGSISSIVKRSSDYKDVFYKFSLQLIDVESGLAEWMDEKEIRKTTER; this is translated from the coding sequence ATGTTCCTACGCATTTCCTCCCTCGCCCTCGCCGTCCTGCTGGTCAGCGGCTGCGCCAACAACTCGCCGGTACTGGGCAACAAGAACATCAGCTATGGCGACACCAAGGCCGTGGAAACCGTCACCAACGAGTTCGGCTCCACCGACCTGCAGATGATCGCCGAGTCCATGACCCGCTCCCTGGCCCAATCCGGCGTCCTGCAGGGCCGTCCGGTGGTTCAGGTCTACGACGTGAAGAACAAGACCAGCGAATACATCGACACGCGGGAAATCACCACCAGCATCAAGACCCAGCTGATGAAGACCGGGGCCGCGCGTTTCGCCAGCGACAACAACGCCATGGACAGCCAGGTCGACCAGCTCAAGCTGCAGAACCAGAGCGGTCTCTACAAGAAGAGCACCGTGGCCAAGACCGGCAACATGATCGCCGCCAAGTACCGCATCGAAGGCTCCATCAGCTCGATCGTCAAGCGCAGCAGCGACTACAAGGACGTCTTCTACAAGTTCAGCCTGCAATTGATCGACGTCGAGAGCGGTCTGGCCGAGTGGATGGACGAGAAAGAAATCCGCAAGACCACGGAGCGTTAA